A region from the Drosophila mauritiana strain mau12 chromosome 2L, ASM438214v1, whole genome shotgun sequence genome encodes:
- the LOC117150087 gene encoding restin homolog has translation MGNAESAQSADDTQMQVQQSTDDEPWWNNIEHEDLILEQAPRATTQQEAEEVLPENRVKYRENQVAIEMEDKGDESPQREQTLEEFREELRQKKELRQNAVQGLRDEIASLKEQLAQEKSENQRLRKDTSAEGQADTQHGYSNSRSKPDADPDDENPSSRSRHANIELANAQLALQQAQAENLSLRGEVEVVQRQVGTLKEVISCCKQMLSVKEEQCAQLKMKLTEIENSFSEREMKIMSNNLRQEYERQLVNIRQLRQLYEERQRVAAAEYENLQRLISIKRDELTAEQEKNKSLEDRHHSLLKEVEMANEELAKLREECSEHKFEKRLLSEQVGAVNMLFSQLIMGFNGKSNMNIDRVNRMLEENRHLLNQMTQAEGNCSDGATLPKLLFDLVEQATGHGDSAEESDKSRSATPTPTGTPTKEDTTDGCQPGEAVEKCRKGSSRSGSSSGVDATAASLKSHEPEIMGKVASAQEIIGNLPKVWKVLMELLSHHKIERVQLEELPSSSAASPSSSATNASGKDEGESHRKPPELSVSKTYIKLKDLILEKKSLVKETTRLKTLNSHLDYRLNQQEKRLSGVSLELTKTWHLVGKMQRQHRQLHTQEQILRYQLQQKRRLLSELKDELEYCRRKWALARAKNDESQEQCDEWRREFARRKLEDANHSAESGYSDSGPQSDEERDLGTVDTVEAPPSSGTCRRKLLRDQFEHTRKIKRMQSTSPGRQGFEGEEAEADNIVLRWNSAPPTCGWRDASEEGDEVDEPEEEGAHGLLPKSLHSSRSRQRSVEASSETAGTASRIQKLEEQCKNLIQQVLETSGNRERLEIQLCQFHDDIAPAQHAVPLEEFINRKRMERMTRASSAPATGSLTPREEEYTRKRSERLGRLEEESRQLMSRIRRTADRGHYLKKSLDRIRRAPSREASFESNTEEEAIPASKSESCPATSPLTAEEEEYTSRRAARIQRMERESRQLISQLSRNSERGENFATKLDNLHEQYGPNSQLDQARSSASVSQTLEQRLEDIERVSTNRAERLRILELQGNELIARLSSTSERGTAMINRIAEREASRRQEAELVEQTVPSEEATSSEASTRIVRHPEEEVEGAACCVTVTTTDSQLAIKLQSTGAIPKTTTRHGIPQSKLCAATRQDDAAKKRSGREAVQTEAPETLEDMVQRLRALPFPEKTQENKSEEPQNQNTNSFTDYQNQDDILDDIGGTPQNKVEGENTEVQESGQHTTGQLDEQKHMNSDH, from the exons ATGGGAAATGCCGAGTCCGCACAGTCTGCTGATGATACGCAGATGCAGGTGCAGCAGTCCACTGATGACGAGCCCTGGTGGAACAACATCGAACACGAGGATCTGATTCTGGAACAGGCCCCCCGAGCCACAACCCAACAAGAAGCTGAGGAGGTACTTCCCGAAAATAGAGTGAAATATCGTGAAAATCAAGTTGCAATTGAAATGGAGGACAAAGGAGATGAGTCCCCTCAACGAGAACAGACGCTCGAAGAGTTCAGAGAAGAGCTTCGTCAGAAAAAAGAGCTTCGCCAAAATGCTGTGCAGGGCCTTAGGGATGAAATTGCTAGTCTTAAAGAACAATTGGCCCAAGAAAAATCTGAGAATCAACGTCTTAGAAAAGATACGTCTGCAGAGGGTCAAGCCGATACTCAGCACGGCTATTCGAATAGTCGCAGTAAGCCTGATGCAGATCCAGATGATGAGAATCCCAGTTCCAGGAGCCGCCATGCTAATATCGAACTGGCCAATGCCCAGTTGGCTTTGCAGCAGGCACAGGCCGAGAATTTGTCATTGCGTGGAGAAGTGGAAGTGGTTCAACGCCAGGTAGGAACCTTGAAGGAGGTCATCTCCTGCTGCAAGCAGATGCTGAGTGTCAAGGAGGAACAGTGTGCTCAG CTCAAGATGAAGCTGACTGAAATCGAAAACTCATTTAGTGAGCGCGAAATGAAGATTATGTCGAACAATCTTCGTCAGGAGTACGAGCGCCAACTGGTGAATATCCGCCAGTTAAGGCAACTTTATGAAGAGCGACAAAGAGTGGCTGCTGCGGAGTACGAGAATCTCCAGCGCCTAATCTCGATCAAGAGAGATGAACTTACGGCCGAGCAGGAAAA AAATAAAAGCTTGGAGGACCGCCATCACAGCCTTCTCAAAGAGGTGGAGATGGCCAATGAGGAGCTGGCGAAGCTCCGGGAGGAGTGCAGCGAGCACAAGTTTGAGAAGCGTCTGCTCAGTGAGCAAGTGGGTGCAGTTAACATG CTCTTCAGCCAGCTAATCATGGGGTTCAATGGCAAGAGCAACATGAACATCGATCGCGTCAATCGAATGCTGGAGGAAAACCGCCACCTCCTCAATCAAATGACCCAAGCGGAGGGAAACTGCAGCGACGGTGCCACTCTGCCCAAGTTGCTCTTCGACCTCGTGGAGCAAGCTACTGGTCATGGGGATTCCGCCGAGGAATCAGATAAAAGTCGCAGcgccacacccacacccacaggCACTCCCACAAAGGAGGACACCACGGACGGTTGTCAACCGGGAGAAGCCGTCGAAAAATGCCGGAAGGGGAGCTCGCGCTCGGGCTCGTCCTCTGGTGTGGATGCCACTGCGGCTTCGTTAAAAAGCCATGAGCCCGAAATTATGGGAAAAGTTGCCTCGGCCCAAGAAATTATTGGCAACTTGCCAAAAGTTTGGAAAGTGTTGATGGAGCTCTTGAGCCACCACAAAATCGAGCGCGTGCAGTTGGAGGAGCTGCCATCCTCGAGTGCGGCCTCTCCTTCCTCATCCGCAACCAACGCTTCTGGCAAGGACGAGGGCGAGTCCCACCGCAAGCCACCGGAGCTTAGCGTCAGCAAAACCTACATCAAACTAAAG GACCTTATTCTGGAGAAGAAGTCGCTGGTGAAGGAGACAACCCGACTAAAAACCCTTAACAGCCACCTGGACTACCGCCTCAACCAACAGGAGAAACGGCTGAGCGGTGTGAGCTTGGAGCTAACGAAAACCTGGCACCTAGTGGGCAAGATGCAGCGCCAGCATCGCCAACTGCACACACAGGAGCAGATCCTGCGCTATCAGTTGCAGCAGAAGCGGCGTCTCTTGAGCGAACTAAAGGATGAGCTAGAGTACTGCCGCAGGAAATGGGCCTTGGCCAGGGCTAAGAACGACGAGAGCCAGGAGCAGTGTGACGAGTGGCGAAGGGAATTCGCCAGGAGAAAATTAGAGGATGCAAATCACTCGGCTGAGAGTGGTTACAGCGATTCGGGTCCCCAATCGGATGAGGAGCGGGATCTGGGTACCGTGGATACTGTAGAAGCCCCCCCTTCATCGGGCACTTGTCGCCGGAAGCTTCTCAGGGATCAATTCGAGCATACGCGCAAAATAAAGCGGATGCAAAGCACGTCTCCCGGGCGTCAGGGTTTCGAAGGCGAGGAAGCTGAGGCTGATAATATCGTTCTTCGCTGGAACAGTGCTCCACCTACTTGCGGATGGAGGGATGCATCTGAAGAAGGAGATGAAGTTGACGAGCCAGAGGAGGAAGGAGCCCATGGTCTTCTGCCTAAGTCGCTACACAGCTCCAGAAGCAGACAAAGAAGTGTGGAAGCGTCAAGTGAAACAGCAGGCACAGCCAGTCGCATACAGAAGCTTGAGGAGCAGTGCAAAAACCTTATTCAGCAAGTCTTAGAAACCTCTGGAAATCGGGAGCGCCTTGAGATTCAGTTGTGCCAGTTCCACGATGACATCGCTCCCGCGCAACATGCTGTGCCCTTGGAGGAATTCATAAACAGGAAGCGCATGGAGCGAATGACCAGGGCCAGTTCAGCACCAGCCACCGGAAGCCTTACACCGCGGGAGGAAGAGTACACAAGGAAACGATCGGAGCGGTTGGGACGCCTCGAGGAGGAGTCGCGCCAACTGATGTCAAGGATTAGGCGCACTGCCGATCGAGGCCACTACCTTAAAAAATCTTTGGACAGGATTAGAAGAGCACCAAGCAGAGAGGCGAGCTTCGAAAGTAACACAGAGGAGGAAGCAATCCCGGCATCGAAAAGTGAATCCTGTCCAGCTACATCTCCTCTCACCGCTGAGGAAGAGGAATACACATCCAGAAGGGCAGCGAGGATTCAGCGTATGGAGCGTGAAAGTCGACAGTTAATATCGCAGCTCTCAAGAAATTCTGAGCGCGGTGAAAACTTTGCTACCAAGTTGGATAACCTACATGAGCAGTACGGCCCAAATTCTCAGCTGGATCAAGCACGAAGCTCCGCTAGCGTGTCGCAGACTTTAGAGCAACGATTGGAGGACATTGAAAGGGTATCGACCAATAGAGCCGAACGTCTCCGTATTCTGGAGCTTCAAGGAAACGAATTAATTGCCCGCTTGAGCTCCACGTCCGAGAGGGGCACAGCCATGATCAACAGGATTGCGGAAAGAGAAGCTAGTCGGCGTCAGGAAGCAGAACTGGTGGAACAAACTGTTCCGTCTGAAGAAGCCACCAGCTCCGAAGCCAGCACTAGGATTGTCCGTCATCCCGAGGAGGAAGTCGAGGGAGCAGCTTGTTGTGTAACGGTCACCACCACTGATAGTCAGCTAGCAATAAAACTACAATCCACGGGAGCCATCCCCAAGACTACGACTAGGCATGGCATACCACAATCCAAGTTGTGTGCTGCCACTCGACAGGATGATGCAGCCAAGAAGCGATCTGGAAGGGAAGCTGTCCAGACGGAAGCACCCGAAACTCTTGAGGACATGGTGCAGAGACTTAGGGCACTGCCGTTTCCAGAAAAAACTCAGGAAAATAAGTCAGAGGAGCctcaaaatcaaaatacaaattctTTTACCGACTACCAAAATCAGGATGATATATTGGACGACATAGGAGGTACCCCACAAAATAAAGTTGAGGGTGAAAATACCGAAGTTCAGGAATCCGGTCAACATACAACGGGGCAACTAGACGAGCAGAAACACATGAATAGCGACCACTGA
- the LOC117145920 gene encoding DNA-directed RNA polymerase I subunit RPA2, protein MLEEMQQMKTIPVLTNSRPEFKQIPKKLSRHLANLGAPHVDSFDEMLTVGLDYSAKHMIPNHWLSPAGEKISMKVESIWIAKPKVPQDVIDVRTREIYPTDSRQLHVSYSGMCSVRLGWSVNGVEKTPINMDLGEVPIMLRSKACNLGQATPEEMVKHGEHDSEWGGIFVIRGNEKIVRMLIMTRRNHPICVKRSSWKDRGQNFSDLGMLVQTVREDESSLSNVVHYLNNGTAKFMFSHVKRLSYVPVCLILKCLMDYTDEEIYNRLVRGYESDQYYVSCVQNMLREVQNENVYTHAQCKSFIGNLFRARFPEVPEWQPDEDVTDFILRERVMIHLDTYEDKFQLIVFMIQKLFQCAQGKYKVENVDSAMMQEVLLPGHLYQKYLSERVESWVSQVRRCLQKKLTSPDALVTSAVMTQCMRQAGGVGRAIESFLATGNIASRTGLGLMQNSGLVIMAENINRMRYMSHFRAIHRGSYFTTMRTTEARQLLPDAWGFICPVHTPDGTPCGLLNHLTLTCEISMRPDPMLVKAIPKHLIDMGMMPLSSRRYLGEKLYVVFLDGKHLGHIHQSEADKIVDELRYGKIFGTLPQMMEIGFIPFKKNGQFPGLYLATGPARMMRPVWNLKWKRVEYIGTLEQLYMEIAIDAKEMYPDFTTHLELGKTHFMSNLANLIPMPDYNQSPRNMYQCQMGKQTMGTPCLNWPKQAANKLYRLQTPGTPLFRPVHYDNIQLDDFAMGTNAIVAVISYTGYDMEDAMIINKAAYERGFAYGSIYKTKFLTLDKKSSYFARHPHMPELIKHLDTDGLPHPGSKLSYGSPLYCYFDGEVATYKVVKMDEKEDCIVESIRQLGSFDLSPKKTVAITLRVPRPATIGDKFASRAGQKGICSQKYPAEDLPFTESGLIPDIVFNPHGFPSRMTIAMMIETMAGKGAAIHGNVYDATPFRFSEENTAIDYFGKMLEAGGYNYYGTERLYSGVDGREMTADIFFGVVHYQRLRHMVFDKWQVRSTGAVEARTHQPIKGRKRGGGVRFGEMERDALISHGAAFLLQDRLFHNSDKTHTLVCHKCGSILAPLQRIVKRNETGGLSSQPDTCRLCGDNSSVSMIEIPFSFKYLVTELSSVNINARFKLNEI, encoded by the exons ATGCTGGAGGAGATGCAACAAATGAAGACCATTCCAGTGCTGACCAATTCCCGCCCGGAGTTTAAGCAGATACCCAAAAAACTTAGCAGG CATCTGGCCAATTTGGGAGCTCCACATGTGGATTCCTTCGACGAGATGCTGACCGTGGGACTGGATTACTCGGCCAAACACATGATCCCTAACCACTGGCTGAGTCCTGCCGGCGAAAAGATTTCAATGAAAGTAGAATCCATATGGATAGCGAAGCCAAAGGTGCCGCAAGATGTGATTGATGTGCGCACCCGAGAGATTTACCCCACGGACTCCAGGCAGCTCCATGTCTCCTACTCGGGAATGTGCTCAGTCCGATTGGGGTGGAGTGTCAATGGAGTGGAAAAGACTCCGATAAACATGGACCTCGGGGAAGTTCCCATCATGTTGCGCTCCAAGGCCTGCAATCTGGGACAGGCTACTCCGGAAGAAATGGTAAAACATGGAGAGCACGACAGCGAGTGGGGTGGCATCTTTGTGATCCGAGGAAATGAGAAGATTGTACGTATGTTGATCATGACCCGGAGGAACCATCCCATCTGTGTCAAACGTTCTTCCTGGAAGGATCGTGGACAGAATTTCAGCGATCTGGGTATGTTAGTGCAAACGGTCCGTGAGGACGAATCATCCCTGAGCAATGTAGTACATTATTTAAACAATGGAACTGCAAAGTTTATGTTTTCTCACGTCAAGAGACTGTCATACGTACCAGTTTGCCTGATCCTCAAGTGCCTGATGGATTATACAGATGAGGAGATATACAACAGATTGGTGCGAGGCTACGAGTCCGACCAGTACTATGTGTCTTGCGTGCAAAACATGTTGAGGGAAGTTCAAAATGAAAACGTCTATACGCACGCCCAGTGCAAGAGCTTCATTGGCAATCTGTTCCGTGCCCGCTTCCCAGAAGTTCCGGAATGGCAACCGGATGAGGATGTCACAGACTTTATCCTTAGGGAGCGAGTAATGATTCACCTGGATACCTATGAGGATAAGTTCCAGTTGATTGTGTTTATGATTCAGAAACTTTTCCAATGCGCACAGGGCAAGTACAAAGTGGAGAACGTTGACTCAGCTATGATGCAGGAAGTGCTTCTGCCAGGCCATCTCTATCAAAAATACCTAAGTGAGCGAGTCGAATCCTGGGTCTCGCAAGTCCGACGTTGCCTTCAAAAAAAACTGACTTCGCCTGATGCCCTAGTTACAAGCGCTGTGATGACGCAGTGCATGCGACAAGCGGGAGGAGTTGGTCGGGCCATAGAGTCGTTTTTAGCCACTGGAAATATTGCGAGTCGCACTGGCCTGGGATTAATGCAAAATAGCGGATTAGTCATTATGGCGGAGAACATTAACAGGATGCGTTACATGTCCCACTTTCGCGCCATCCACCGTGGTTCCTACTTTACAACGATGAGAACCACTGAGGCTCGGCAGCTGCTCCCGGATGCCTGGGGTTTCATTTGCCCAGTGCACACTCCTGATGGCACACCGTGCGGGCTGTTAAATCATTTGACTCTAACTTGCGAGATTTCGATGCGTCCCGATCCCATGTTGGTGAAG GCCATTCCAAAGCATCTTATAGATATGGGCATGATGCCCCTGTCAAGCCGCAGGTATTTGGGCGAAAAACTTTACGTCGTCTTTCTAGATGGCAAACACTTGGGTCACATTCATCAATCAGAAGCCGACAAAATAGTTGACGAATTGCGGTACGGGAAGATATTCGGCACCCTTCCCCAGATGATGGAAATCGGCTTTATACCCTTCAAGAAGAACGGTCAGTTTCCAGGGCTTTACCTTGCAACGGGTCCTGCCAGGATGATGAGACCCGTTTGGAACCTAAAGTGGAAGAGGGTGGAGTACATCGGAACTCTGGAACAGCTTTACATGGAGATCGCCATCGATGCAAAGGAAATGTATCCTGATTTCACCACTCATTTGGAGTTGGGTAAGACCCACTTCATGAGCAATTTGGCCAACTTGATACCCATGCCGGACTACAATCAATCGCCACGTAATATGTACCAGTGTCAGATGGGAAAACAAACGATGGGAACGCCATGCTTGAATTGGCCTAAGCAAGCGGCCAACAAGTTATACCGCCTCCAGACGCCAGGGACTCCTCTCTTCCGACCAGTACACTACGACAACATTCAGCTGGATGACTTCGCAATGGGCACAAATGCTATTGTAGCTGTCATTTCCTACACGGGCTACGATATGGAAGATGCTATGATCATCAACAAGGCTGCTTATGAACGAGGATTCGCCTATGGAAGTATCTACAAAACGAAGTTTTTAACGCTGGACAAGAAGAGCAGTTACTTCGCAAGGCATCCGCACATGCCGGAGTTAATAAAACATCTTGACACGGATGGTCTTCCACATCCGGGCTCGAAATTGAGCTATGGTTCGCCCCTGTACTGCTATTTTGACGGAGAGGTCGCCACCTATAAAGTTGTGAAAATGGATGAAAAGGAGGATTGCATAGTAGAGAGCATCCGGCAGTTGGGAAGCTTCGATTTGTCGCCCAAAAAAACGGTGGCCATCACTCTGCGTGTTCCACGACCTGCCACTATTGGAGACAAGTTTGCATCAAGAGCTGGTCAGAAAGGAATTTGCTCACAAAAATATCCTGCAGAGGACTTACCATTTACGGAATCGGGTTTGATCCCAGACATTGTGTTCAATCCCCACGGCTTCCCCTCCCGAATGACAATCGCCATGATGATAGAAACGATGGCGGGAAAGGGGGCTGCAATCCACGGAAATGTTTACGATGCCACGCCTTTTCGCTTCTCCGAAGAGAATACAGCTATTGACTATTTTggcaaaatgttagaggctggTGGTTATAATTACTACGGAACGGAGAGGCTGTATTCCGGCGTAGATGGCCGAGAGATGACTGCTGACATATTTTTTGGAGTGGTGCATTACCAGCGTCTTCGGCACATGGTGTTTGACAAGTGGCAGGTAAGATCTACGGGAGCGGTGGAAGCTCGGACCCATCAGCCAATTAAGGGCAGAAAACGCGGTGGAGGCGTCAGATTCGGTGAGATGGAACGGGATGCTTTAATCTCCCACGGTGCCGCTTTCCTGCTGCAAGATCGCTTGTTCCACAACTCCGATAAGACGCACACCTTGGTGTGCCACAAGTGCGGCTCTATTCTGGCGCCTCTGCAACGCATTGTTAAGCGAAATGAGACGGGAGGACTCTCTTCCCAGCCAGATACGTGTCGCTTGTGTGGGGATAACAGTTCCGTATCCATGATCGAGATACCATTCTCTTTCAAGTATCTGGTTACCGAATTGAGTTCGGTCAACATTAATGCGAGATTTAAGTTAAAtgaaatttga
- the LOC117145927 gene encoding AP-2 complex subunit alpha produces the protein MAPVRGDGMRGLAVFISDIRNCKSKEAEVKRINKELANIRSKFKGDKTLDGYQKKKYVCKLLFIFLLGHDIDFGHMEAVNLLSSNKYSEKQIGYLFISVLVNTNSDLIRLIIQSIKNDLQSRNPVHVNLALQCIANIGSRDMAESFSNEIPKLLVSGDTMDVVKQSAALCLLRLFRSSPDIIPGGEWTSRIIHLLNDQHMGVVTAATSLIDALVKRNPDEYKGCVNLAVSRLSRIVTASYTDLQDYTYYFVPAPWLSVKLLRLLQNYNPVTEEAGVRARLNETLETILNKAQEPPKSKKVQHSNAKNAVLFEAINLIIHSDSEPNLLVRACNQLGQFLSNRETNLRYLALESMCHLATSEFSHEEVKKHQEVVILSMKMEKDVSVRQMAVDLLYAMCDRGNAEEIVQEMLNYLETADYSIREEMVLKVAILAEKYATDYTWYVDVILNLIRIAGDYVSEEVWYRVIQIVINREEVQGYAAKTVFEALQAPACHENMVKVGGYILGEFGNLIAGDSRSAPLVQFKLLHSKYHLCSPMTRALLLSTYIKFINLFPEIRTNIQDVFRQHSNLRSADAELQQRASEYLQLSIVASTDVLATVLEEMPSFPERESSILAVLKKKKPGRVPENEIRESKSPAPLTSAAQNNALVNNSHSKLNNSNANTDLLGLSTPPSNNIGSGSNSNSTLIDVLGDMYGSNSNNNSSAVYNTKKFLFKNNGVLFENEMLQIGVKSEFRQNLGRLGLFYGNKTQVPLTNFNPVLQWSAEDALKLNVQMKGVEPTLEAGAQIQQLLTAECIEDYADAPTIEISFRYNGTQQKFSIKLPLSVNKFFEPTEMNAESFFARWKNLSGEQQRSQKVFKAAQPLDLPGARNKLMGFGMQLLDQVDPNPDNMVCAGIIHTQSQQVGCLMRLEPNKQAQMFRLTVRASKETVTREICDLLTDQF, from the exons ATGGCGCCGGTGCGGGGGGATGGCATGAGAGGCCTGGCCGTCTTTATATCGGATATAAGGAACT GTAAAAGCAAAGAGGCGGAAGTCAAACGCATAAACAAGGAGTTGGCCAATATACGGAGCAAATTTAAAGGAGACAAAACCCTCGACGGCTatcagaaaaagaaatatGTCTGCAAGCTGTTATTCATATTTCTCCTCGGCCATGACATCGACTTCGGGCACATGGAGGCGGTCAATTTGCTGTCCTCCAACAAATACTCAGAGAAGCAGATT GGCTACCTTTTCATCTCAGTGTTGGTGAACACGAACAGCGACCTTATTCGGCTGATCATCCAATCTATAAAGAATGATTTGCAGTCGCGTAATCCTGTGCACGTTAATCTGGCACTACAATGCATTGCCAACATTGGAAGTCGGGATATGGCCGAGTCCTTTTCCAACGAAATACCCAAGTTACTCGTCTCGGGCGACACCATGGACGTGGTGAAGCAGTCGGCGGCGCTATGCCTGCTCCGCCTGTTCCGCTCCTCGCCGGACATCATTCCCGGTGGTGAGTGGACTTCGCGCATTATCCATTTGCTCAATGATCAGCACATGGGAGTGGTCACAGCGGCCACCTCGCTGATCGACGCCTTGGTGAAGCGCAATCCGGACGAGTACAAGGGTTGTGTTAATTTGGCTGTTTCACGCTTATCCCGGATCGTAACAGCCAGCTACACGGATCTTCAG GATTATACATATTACTTTGTACCGGCTCCATGGCTATCGGTGAAACTTCTTCGATTGCTGCAAAACTACAATCCGGTCACCGAAGAGGCCGGCGTACGGGCTCGCTTGAATGAAACTTTGGAGACGATTTTGAACAAGGCGCAAGAGCCGCCAAAGAGTAAGAAGGTGCAGCACTCTAACGCAAAGAACGCCGTGCTCTTCGAGGCCATCAACCTGATCATTCACAGCGACAGCGAGCCAAACCTTCTAGTGCGCGCTTGCAACCAGTTGGGACAGTTCCTCAGCAATCGGGAAACCAACTTGCGCTATCTGGCTCTGGAGTCCATGTGCCACCTGGCCACTTCGGAGTTCTCGCACGAGGAGGTGAAGAAGCACCAGGAGGTGGTCATTCTGTCAATGAAAATGGAGAAGGACGTATCCGTGCGCCAAATGGCGGTGGATCTTTTGTATGCCATGTGTGATCGTGGTAATGCCGAGGAAATTGTTCAGGAGATGCTGAACTATCTGGAGACGGCCGACTACTCTATTCGCGAGGAAATGGTGCTCAAGGTGGCAATTCTTGCCGAGAAGTACGCCACGGATTATACCTG GTATGTGGACGTTATCCTCAATCTAATTCGCATTGCTGGCGACTACGTGTCTGAGGAAGTATGGTACCGCGTAATTCAGATCGTGATCAATCGCGAGGAGGTTCAAGGCTATGCCGCAAAGACTGTTTTTGAGGCGCTACAGGCCCCTGCCTGCCACGAAAACATGGTTAAAGTGGGCGGCTACATTTTGGGAGAGTTTGGTAACTTAATCGCCGGAGATTCCCGTTCAGCCCCACTGGTACAATTCAAGCTACTGCACTCCAAGTACCACTTGTGCTCGCCGATGACCCGTGCCCTTCTTCTGTCCACGtatattaaatttatcaaCCTCTTTCCGGAAATTCGTACCAATATCCAGGATGTGTTCCGCCAGCACAGCAATCTTCGATCCGCAGATGCGGAACTGCAGCAGCGAGCTAGCGAATATCTGCAGCTTAGCATAGTGGCATCGACAGACGTTTTGGCCACCGTCCTTGAGGAGATGCCATCGTTCCCAGAACGCGAGAGCTCAATTTTAGCTGTgctaaagaaaaagaagcccGGCAGGGTGCCGGAGAACGAAATTCGCGAGTCGAAGAGCCCGGCACCCCTGACTTCTGCAGCGCAGAACAACGCCCTTGTGAACAATTCACATAGCAAGCTGAATAACAGCAACGCAAATACGGATCTGCTTGGATTAAGCACTCCGCCATCGAATAATATTGGTAGTGGTAGCAATAGCAACAGTACGCTCATTGATGTTTTGGGCGACATGTACGGCAGCAATAGTAACAACAACTCAAGTGCCGTGTACAACACCAAGAAGTTTTTGTTCAAGAACAATGGTGTTTTGTTCGAGAACGAAATGCTGCAGATCGGTGTGAAGAGCGAGTTCCGCCAGAATCTTGGACGATTAGGCCTTTTCTACGGCAACAAGACACAGGTTCCCCTGACG AACTTTAATCCTGTGCTGCAATGGTCTGCCGAGGATGCGCTTAAGCTGAACGTGCAGATGAAGGGGGTGGAGCCGACCCTGGAGGCCGGCGCGCAGATCCAACAACTGTTAACCGCGGAGTGCATCGAGGATTACGCCGATGCGCCAACAATCGAGATCAGTTTCCGCTACAACGGCACCCAGCAGAAGTTCAGCATTAAACTGCCATTGAGCGTTAACAAATTCTTTGAGCCTACCGAAATGAATGCTGAATCATTCTTTGCACGATGGAAGAACCTTAGCGG TGAGCAACAACGGTCACAGAAAGTGTTCAAGGCTGCCCAGCCACTGGATTTGCCCGGAGCCCGCAACAAGCTTATGGGCTTTGGCATGCAACTGCTGGACCAAGTGGATCCCAATCCAGACAATATGGTCTGCGCGGGCATCATTCATACGCAATCGCAACAGGTGGGCTGCCTAATGCGATTGGAGCCGAACAAGCAGGCTCAG ATGTTCCGACTGACAGTTCGGGCAAGCAAGGAGACCGTAACTCGGGAAATCTGCGACCTGTTGACGGATCAATTCTAA